Proteins from one Dermacentor variabilis isolate Ectoservices chromosome 1, ASM5094787v1, whole genome shotgun sequence genomic window:
- the LOC142569532 gene encoding uncharacterized protein LOC142569532 — MSTRSSARRHLRRHSDTSNRVRTRLLAGSTFWSVHETRLESWEPSFSRLPPFGVPLVQARLATRLCQQHSGQRKAPPTSRPKTFWSRICWCNLGVASRCICSNKRDDPQEAEQARSWHSVSSQAISTPAPCCQILRPPPDHRRSTGQSWPQFQRWCLAQARRASL; from the exons ATGTCGACACGCAGCTCAGCGAGACGACACCTGCGGCGGCACTCGGACACCAGCAACCGTGTCCGCACACGGCTACTCGCGGGCTCAACTTTCTGGTCGGTGCACGAAACGCGGCTGGAGTCCTGGGAGCCTTCCTTCTCCCGGCTGCCCCCTTTCGGCGTTCCTTTGGTCCAGGCACGCTTGGCCACGCGCCTTTGTCAACAGCACAGCGGACAG CGTAAAGCACCGCCAACGAGTCGGCCCAAGACATTCTGGTCGCGGATCTGCTGGTGCAATCTCGGCGTGGCTTCTCGCTGCATCTGCAGCAACAAACGCGATGACCCACAGGAGGCGGAACAAGCTCGCAGCTGGCACAGCGTGTCATCCCAGGCGATCTCTACACCAGCCCCGTGTTGTCAAATCCTCCGCCCACCGCCTGACCATCGCAGGAGCACTGGTCAGTCCTGGCCACAGTTCCAGCGGTGGTGCTTGGCACAAGCGCGGCGTGCCTCGCTTTGA